The nucleotide window GCTAGTCCCACCTACGACATGCATCCGGTagtccgacacccgagctacctcgctatggtggaggtcggccggtacctcgtagggaggccaccctcccatgctctccaagaggcttcaaggGAAGCAAATATGTGTATTATTGTCCCACATCAAGAATATGTAAATAGAGTGGAACTTCCCttagctataaagggaagtcctccccttcttagagatgatggatccatgatccccacacttgtatcattacaaaggtcacttgacctcactcatagtaaaataCCCAAGTGGACATAGCCTTGCCCCAagtgcaaggtgaaccactatacatccggtgtcatctctttctctctccccatcatgctTCTTAGTTACCGTATTCTTCAACAGAAACAGTTGTAGAATTAAAAGAACATAAATCTCAACCTTGAGAGCAATTAAAGAGCATAATGGAGGATCCCATTGCCTGCCCCTTTATTGAATAGATCCAATTACCTGCCGGACTCACTTGATTTAGTGCCTAAATGCATaactaaatcaaatcaaaccatAAAAAATGTCTTCTTTTTAATGTAGTTCAATCAGCACCTACGAATAACAAGGAAACCTAATTTCAAAGACCAATTGGTTCCGTATCCACTAAGCCACCTAAAAATCAAGGGTTTATAGATAAATTACAAGCTAAGTTTAATTAATTAGGTTTGATGGAAGGAAAATCGGAACTTACAGTAATAGAAAAGCACGAGGACATCTATCTTATAGGGCGATAGAGGATCAAATAGCTTACTTGCCAGAAATATGGTGGCGCGTGTTGGCGCGTCCGGCTAACTCTAGCAACTGTGAGCTACGAAAGCAGACGGCTTTCGTATGTAGATCGAATCCAAAACCCCGAAAATTCTTAGATCGTCATCCTTGAAAATGCTCGCATCATTTTCATCCTTGAAAAAACTATCTTCAGCAATCCTCCAACCATGATCGCAGCAACGGATGGTGGTTCGTAGAGCAGTGCACCCTGGTGAACGAGGTTACAGAGGCCAAACATGGACGATGTCTCTAAGAAGATTCAGTCTTCAATCTGGTTTTGAGAGAGCGAGCTAGGTTATATTTTGGTAAAGTGATCGACAGTGTCAAGACTCTTGCGTGTTATGGATGTTGGCCTATTGGGTGGGTTTCAAATACAATAAATAAACTATAAATTTGGTAGAAACTTTGGTTTTTCTGCCATCACCCATTCTTTTCATCTGACCAGAAACAGGAGAGCCATGCTTTTGTTGAACAAGACATGTAATTTGGGGGCAAAACCCGTAAATATTTGTAACCAAACAATGCCCAGCCTTGCAATTAtgaattatttaattaaatgttatgaattatttaattaaatgtCCCCATTGGGCCACCGAAAACTCACTGATCAAATTAGACATTCAACATTCGCACCAATTCCGAATAGTGGTCAAAATTGGTGTCCTATGAGCCATTTTGTAGTAGTGACGACTACTTTTATTtgaaaatttattaagtaaTATATTAGAGAACTCCTTTAAAATTGAAAAGGAGCATGCacttatgtgtgtgtgtgtgtcaaatTCAATGGTGGTTAGGTTCATATCTACGTCATGCATGAACCAAATTTTGTTGCTAAAATGTTGAAATTCAAGACAGGTTGTTGAAGTGCATGTGACTGTGAGTATAGATTAAATTTTTGTCATCCAAAAATAAGTttacataaaaatacaaaggtGACACACTTTTGTTAACGAAATAGTCACAAGAAATATACATAAACACTATAGTGAACAAGAATCacatgagattattacaattcGTCAAACAGCACCAGACAATCTATATATCCAATAAAAATAATCACTCGGAAAGTAAACATAAGCTCATAATTGTCCATGAATATATATGACCAAACGTCAATATATATACATTCAATTTCATATGCAATCGATTTTATTTTCGCAGTAGATAGGCATCAATCGCTTTAGGCTAGATAACAGCCACCGCCAACGTCATCCAAAAATGCCCTGAGATTGTTATCAGAAGATCCACCTTCACTCACAGCCTCTCTTGCCAACTCCTTCCACTTCTTAGCATTGCTTCTCAACTCTTCACTTCCCATGACCAAATCCAGACACCTCTTGAGCTCCTCACCCACAACAACACCCTCCGCATTCGGTGCTACCCTCACCCCTGTTTTCCACATGTCCTCTATCATTTTGGCATTTGTGCCTTGGTCTGTCCACAGAGGATAGGCTACCACTGGTACCCCAGAAACCAAACTCTCCAAGCTTGaattccagccacaatgtgtcACAAAACAACCCAATGAAGGATTTGAAAGAACCTCCACTTGACTACACCACGGGACTATCATCCCAAGCTCTTCTAGTTCCTCTCTGCAACTCAGCTCCtcgtcttctttctcttccttacCTTCTCCactgttttggttttctgtaaTCACCCACAGAAACGGACGTCCGAAATTCAACAAGCCTTTTGCAATTTCCTCCATTTGAATCTTGGACAGCACTGCAACGCTCCCAAACGCGACGTAGACGATAAACTCGTCTGGCTTTGAGTTCAGCCATTCCAGGTAAGCTGAGTCCTTCGACTTCTGGAAAAGATCGCCTCCGAATGATTTATCGGACGGATCCTTGCCGTCCAAGAAAGCCGATGGCATTAAAGGCCCGATTCCTATCAAATTGTACTTGTCTATTGCTTTCAACGCCTCTGGTTCCAGTGCATCGAACGTGTTCACAAGTATGATTGGCCTGCTTTCTTGTCCGAGCTTCTCAAACTGTTCTTCGAACAATGGGAGAGCTCCTCTGTACGGATTCGTAGCGACAATGAAGGAAGGAAGGTCGCGGCTCTTCAGCGCTAGCGGCAATCCTGGTATTTCTACTGCATAGGAAGGGTCACTATTAGCAGCAGTAGTATTGATGTTGATGAGATCTTTGTAGCCGTTGAAGTAGTAGTAGTATATATCGAACACTGTGGCTGGCTGAATCCAAAGGAGCGCGGTTGGGAGGTGGAGTTCACGTGCCAGTTCCGCCACCCAAGGAAGAAGTAAGGTGCACAATATGCAGGTGTAAGGGTGGCCCTCGCTTGCACTAGACTCTACAAGATCCTTGATCGCTTGCTTGCCGCGACGCTTTAGCTCGGACATGTAGTCCTGAGTTACGTCCGCGAACCTTAACCCTTCGTCGTATCCATCGGAAAAGGGGGCGAAGGTCAAGCCACTAGGAGTACTTATGCTATTGCCAATGCGGAGGTGGGCGGAGAGGGACGTGACAATCGTTACACGTGCACCGATGATGTGAATAAGACGCTTGGCGAGTTGGAGGGAAGGATTGAGGTGGCCTTGAGTGGGAAATGTTACCATAATGAAGCGGTGTTGCGACATGGCGGTGGTCGCTGATAGGAAGGCGCGCGGTGCAGTTTGGAGTATTTGCCAGTTACGAAAAATATAATAGATTGGTGAGCTTTAGGTAGCGTAgtaaagtgaaagtgaaactCTTAACAATGCTGGGCAGCTGGGAGATGTAAGGTGGCGATAGTATATCAAGAGTTTAAATAAGGGAGTGGGAGTCAAACAAATGACGTTAAAGGTGACGATTTGGACACGGTTGAGACGTAAAAAAGATGAGAAAAGGACGTGGTCGGAGACCGACAAGTAGATTTAAACTAAAACGCATGATTTGTCCAGCTAatttgagacaaaaaaaaagatgagaatATTCGTGGTCGGAGACGGACAAGCAGATTTAACCAAAATATGTGCATACATGATTTGTCCATCtaatttagttttgtttttaagATGAAGACCAAATCagttaaaacaaaaattagggaGAGCAAGCTTTGTCGCGATGAGCTAAAGGCTCATTTGGTTGTTCGTATGCAGGCAAAGGCATCATGACAAGAATCAAACCACAGTTTGCAGCGAGTCAAATATCCTATACGTAATATTTACCTCAGTTGCTTTTGAAAAGGTTAAGAAGGATGACGGACCAGGTTAAAGATTATAAATCAATACATAATGTTTGAAcctaaaattaacatttttttccGACGAGGGGGACTCAAAGAAATCaggccaatatccgtggcccaagtTATATATTCGACAAGTTCGGAaaatattgtttagaggctaaataaagcctacttggaggccAAACAATTTTGAAGCAAATCTGAATGTTCATTGATTTACTATTAGTTATCAAATATGTGATAATTAAGGGTgatctatttgtttgattaccAAGTATGGTGCAAGAAGGAGCAGGGACGTGAGCCATGCAAATCATATATTCTCATGCAATTAAGTCCTATGGTGGACCAAATCAGGAAGGGATCATGGCCAAGAGCCATGTATGCAAGCAATTATGGtttcccatgcaattaaggGGGACGTGAACGCAGGGGCTCTGATTGATTAAGGAATCAAAGGAATGCATGTATCATGTTAATTCATGTATGTATAATTGCTCATGCATAGTGAGACAAATAAGGAAGAAATAGCATGGTGGGCCATCAACCAAGGTTCCATGCAATTAAGGATTCATGGACGTGGTACAAATCAAGAAACATGCAATCACCTTTAATTGCAATTATCCTTTCTGATTGCATGCCGCGAGCTACGGGAGTCCTTGCGaagatatatatgcaattaAGACGAGCATATCCTAACGTTCACATCCAAGAGTTTACATCCCAAGAGGCAATTAACCTTTGCTTATATTCTAGCGGTGACAGAggcggataattattaattattgcctattataatatcaaaactatttagagttttgatttgattcaaagccaataactgtggcctaaaatatagtatttcattcctatttggaaagtgaatctgTAGTAGCCTATGATACAACAAAGGACACAACTCTTTAATCAATcaaacagattatcaaagcctctccggagcaaacctacctacAACCTAGTTGTGAactagcgaagcaagggtaacgccctcgtaacccagcgaagctaaagtcacgctttagcaaaccctgtcCTTTCTCCCAACTTCTCAGTGATTGCTCTgtttagtctacaacactaagtatcaaTTCGGTGAATGCAAGAGaacacaaccaaagcccttatccgtaaggcaagaagtcattttctggaaggcagagaaaagaaccttgtgatgaggttggtgctctcatCGTCCACAACGTTTGAttc belongs to Rosa chinensis cultivar Old Blush chromosome 4, RchiOBHm-V2, whole genome shotgun sequence and includes:
- the LOC112197676 gene encoding phloretin 4'-O-glucosyltransferase yields the protein MSQHRFIMVTFPTQGHLNPSLQLAKRLIHIIGARVTIVTSLSAHLRIGNSISTPSGLTFAPFSDGYDEGLRFADVTQDYMSELKRRGKQAIKDLVESSASEGHPYTCILCTLLLPWVAELARELHLPTALLWIQPATVFDIYYYYFNGYKDLININTTAANSDPSYAVEIPGLPLALKSRDLPSFIVATNPYRGALPLFEEQFEKLGQESRPIILVNTFDALEPEALKAIDKYNLIGIGPLMPSAFLDGKDPSDKSFGGDLFQKSKDSAYLEWLNSKPDEFIVYVAFGSVAVLSKIQMEEIAKGLLNFGRPFLWVITENQNSGEGKEEKEDEELSCREELEELGMIVPWCSQVEVLSNPSLGCFVTHCGWNSSLESLVSGVPVVAYPLWTDQGTNAKMIEDMWKTGVRVAPNAEGVVVGEELKRCLDLVMGSEELRSNAKKWKELAREAVSEGGSSDNNLRAFLDDVGGGCYLA